Proteins from a genomic interval of Paenibacillus sp. FSL H8-0048:
- a CDS encoding helix-turn-helix transcriptional regulator, protein MEHTVKIRDEIAAYLTKHKLSINQFAIASGIHSGTLSRVMKGQQSLAMNHLTRVTSGMGLPEDYFYSQYVDECLYDSTPTWRRLRPFLLQCAALSRLDCIERVAQNLLDNLLYAPLLFEVAEELFEQKNWQAAALIYENVGASEKYQHSERLALCQYRLFLINLGDDPQKNLIAATLLENYVDKLDEVNQLDALKQLADIYLALQKWDKVSEVVEEMLRVASVHYDLHGESGRRHRDHKLYKRPLYTYILYAQLMRSCIYEEIGDYKTALDMIPIYMDHSWIREDDEEAWRIKAQYIEWGTANTYLYRLMDGQIEVLDAYVEYIANHENEIFMALFKIVQMANQYKWDVDHVLQRFADYIPYRKIYSIFGEHNKFLHEKNYTQFCSELATYYLSRRRYKGDDVIMQSVDLSAKLDSEQQVIRGTISVDFEIAISDVPKSG, encoded by the coding sequence GTGGAGCATACAGTCAAAATCCGGGACGAGATAGCGGCGTATCTCACAAAACATAAATTGTCTATTAATCAGTTTGCGATTGCCAGCGGAATTCATTCCGGCACACTCAGCCGGGTCATGAAAGGCCAGCAGTCCTTGGCGATGAATCACCTGACCCGCGTGACCAGCGGGATGGGGCTGCCGGAGGATTACTTTTACAGTCAGTATGTGGATGAATGTTTATACGATTCGACACCGACCTGGCGGCGTTTACGGCCGTTCCTGCTGCAATGTGCGGCGTTATCGCGTCTGGATTGTATTGAGCGGGTGGCGCAGAATTTACTGGATAACCTGCTGTATGCACCGCTGCTCTTCGAGGTTGCGGAGGAGTTATTTGAGCAGAAAAACTGGCAGGCCGCAGCATTAATCTACGAAAATGTGGGAGCCAGCGAGAAATACCAGCATTCCGAACGGCTGGCGCTCTGCCAGTATCGGCTCTTCCTGATTAATCTGGGCGATGATCCGCAGAAAAATCTAATCGCTGCTACTTTATTAGAGAATTATGTCGATAAGCTGGACGAAGTCAATCAGTTGGATGCGTTGAAGCAATTGGCGGATATCTATCTTGCGCTTCAGAAATGGGACAAGGTATCTGAGGTTGTAGAAGAAATGCTCCGAGTGGCTTCCGTCCATTATGACCTTCATGGTGAATCAGGCCGTAGGCATAGAGATCATAAGTTATATAAAAGGCCTCTGTACACATATATATTATATGCTCAGCTTATGAGATCCTGTATTTATGAAGAGATTGGAGATTACAAAACTGCACTCGACATGATACCTATATATATGGATCATAGCTGGATACGGGAAGATGACGAAGAAGCATGGCGTATTAAGGCTCAATATATAGAGTGGGGAACGGCTAATACGTATCTTTACCGCTTAATGGATGGGCAGATTGAGGTTCTTGATGCATATGTCGAATACATCGCAAATCACGAAAATGAAATATTCATGGCGCTGTTCAAGATCGTTCAAATGGCTAATCAGTATAAGTGGGACGTGGATCATGTTTTACAGAGATTTGCGGATTACATTCCTTATCGGAAGATTTACAGTATCTTTGGTGAACATAACAAATTCCTCCATGAAAAAAACTACACCCAATTCTGCAGCGAACTGGCAACCTACTATTTATCCCGCAGGCGGTACAAAGGCGATGATGTGATTATGCAAAGCGTAGACTTATCCGCCAAATTAGACAGCGAGCAGCAAGTGATCCGGGGGACCATATCCGTCGATTTCGAGATTGCGATATCGGATGTTCCGAAGTCGGGCTGA
- a CDS encoding aspartyl-phosphate phosphatase Spo0E family protein, producing MHSPAIVRIRIEQARSMLHKLHIQYGGFNHPEVLRQSVVLDELLNAYDNAYRMNKRPPA from the coding sequence ATGCATAGTCCAGCAATCGTTAGAATTCGTATAGAGCAAGCTAGAAGTATGCTTCATAAATTACATATTCAATATGGCGGTTTCAATCATCCGGAGGTCTTGCGGCAATCCGTAGTGCTGGATGAGTTGCTCAATGCCTACGATAATGCCTATCGGATGAACAAGCGGCCGCCTGCTTAA
- a CDS encoding helix-turn-helix domain-containing protein, producing MKPAVMIRDQLADYLTQHDMSINQFAIRSGINSGTLSRIINGHQPIAMSHLELITAGMGLGEDFFYSLYVEECFYYSSPTWRRLRPFIVKCAELGRTDCIELLVQNLLDNLTYVPMLYEVAEGLFQQGHLAAAALLYENVSASEKYQYSERLATCQYRLFQIALGDDQSTNLRAATLFESYIPRLNEADQLDGLKDLANVYSSLHKWNKVEHFANELYRIASIQYNLQFSSNWNRNTLRHPKRPIYGYILYSHLLKSLVCEEEGNYAEALKLVSLYADGSWIKEQTEEAEQTIAQFQEWATANNYLYRIMDGEQEIIAEYVEYISTRESEIFTGLFRIIQAANRYEWNVDHILLRFDEHLPLRDYSNLFGDYHKQVTLDHYAQFLIELATYYLQHNRTEGVQTVLQSLLFSIQINSEFKIIKCIDLFEQHRDRANHEQKNQYKNYISEVRNHYEKKRNTTPSLV from the coding sequence TTGAAGCCTGCAGTCATGATTCGAGACCAGCTTGCAGATTATTTAACCCAGCATGACATGTCCATTAATCAGTTCGCCATTAGATCCGGTATTAATTCCGGAACACTGAGCCGGATCATTAATGGCCATCAGCCCATTGCCATGAGCCATCTGGAGTTAATCACTGCAGGAATGGGGCTTGGCGAGGATTTTTTTTACAGCTTGTATGTAGAGGAATGCTTCTATTATTCGTCACCGACCTGGCGGCGGCTTCGTCCGTTCATTGTGAAATGTGCGGAACTCGGGCGTACAGATTGTATCGAGCTGCTGGTGCAGAACTTGCTGGATAATCTGACGTATGTCCCCATGCTATACGAGGTTGCGGAAGGCTTGTTCCAGCAGGGCCACTTGGCGGCGGCGGCACTACTCTATGAGAATGTCAGCGCCAGCGAGAAATACCAGTATTCCGAACGCTTGGCTACCTGCCAATACCGCCTGTTCCAGATTGCCCTGGGTGATGATCAGAGCACGAACCTGCGCGCGGCCACGCTGTTCGAGAGCTACATCCCGCGGTTGAATGAGGCGGATCAGCTGGATGGGCTGAAGGATCTAGCCAATGTATATAGCTCGCTTCATAAATGGAACAAAGTCGAACATTTTGCCAATGAATTATACCGAATTGCTTCAATTCAATATAACTTACAATTTTCTTCGAACTGGAATCGGAACACGCTCAGGCATCCAAAAAGGCCAATATATGGTTACATATTATATTCTCATTTGCTAAAGTCTTTGGTTTGTGAAGAAGAAGGGAATTATGCAGAGGCCTTAAAGCTTGTATCCTTGTATGCGGACGGTAGTTGGATAAAAGAGCAAACTGAGGAAGCCGAGCAGACCATTGCTCAATTTCAAGAGTGGGCTACGGCAAACAACTATTTGTACCGTATCATGGATGGTGAGCAAGAAATAATAGCAGAATATGTTGAATATATTTCAACAAGAGAGAGTGAAATTTTCACAGGATTATTCAGGATTATTCAGGCTGCAAATCGTTATGAATGGAATGTTGACCATATTTTATTAAGGTTCGATGAACATCTGCCATTACGAGATTATTCCAACCTGTTTGGTGACTATCATAAACAAGTAACGTTAGACCACTACGCACAGTTTCTAATTGAATTAGCAACTTACTACTTACAGCACAATCGAACTGAAGGGGTCCAGACTGTACTACAGAGTCTTCTGTTCTCTATCCAAATTAACAGTGAATTCAAGATCATTAAATGTATAGATTTATTTGAACAGCACCGTGATAGAGCTAATCACGAACAAAAGAACCAGTACAAAAATTACATTAGTGAGGTGCGAAACCATTATGAGAAGAAAAGGAACACTACTCCTAGTCTTGTGTAG
- the moaA gene encoding GTP 3',8-cyclase MoaA — protein sequence MEPLTDPFGRIHDYLRISVTDRCNLRCIYCMPAEGMQFQPQDEIMSYEEISAVVKALAPLGLRKVRLTGGEPLVRKDLEKLVSMIAVIPGIDDISLTTNGLMLPAKAAILKQAGLSRVNISLDSLRPERFSMITRGGDVAKVLKGIEAAEAADLSPIKLNVVLMKGINDDEIKDFIALTLNSPLNVRFIEYMPIGSASDAWRQSYLPLETVVEACKEAGWTTEEADMPSGNGPSQNRRVTGAKGTFGLIHPVSEHFCDNCNRLRLTADGNIKACLYWQDEYNVRPLISDPAAVQALFRQALGNKPHNHEMALALEHKAQSHTPTARRMSQIGG from the coding sequence ATGGAGCCGCTAACTGATCCTTTTGGACGCATACATGATTACCTCCGTATCTCGGTTACAGACCGCTGCAACCTGCGCTGTATCTATTGTATGCCCGCAGAAGGAATGCAATTCCAGCCGCAGGACGAGATTATGAGCTACGAGGAAATTTCCGCTGTGGTGAAGGCGCTGGCCCCGCTGGGCTTGAGGAAGGTCCGGCTAACCGGGGGCGAGCCGCTGGTCCGCAAGGATCTGGAGAAGCTGGTCTCTATGATCGCCGTCATACCCGGCATTGATGATATATCATTGACTACGAATGGCCTGATGCTTCCAGCCAAAGCGGCTATCCTGAAGCAGGCCGGGCTGTCGCGGGTGAACATCAGCCTGGATTCGCTGCGGCCGGAGCGCTTCTCGATGATTACCCGGGGCGGCGATGTCGCCAAGGTGCTGAAGGGAATCGAGGCTGCTGAAGCGGCTGACCTGTCCCCGATCAAGCTGAATGTCGTGCTGATGAAGGGCATTAACGATGACGAGATCAAGGATTTCATCGCCTTGACCTTGAATAGCCCGCTGAATGTGCGCTTCATTGAGTACATGCCGATTGGCAGCGCCAGCGATGCCTGGCGGCAGAGCTATCTGCCGCTGGAGACTGTAGTAGAGGCTTGCAAGGAAGCTGGCTGGACCACTGAGGAGGCCGACATGCCCTCTGGGAATGGCCCCTCCCAGAACCGGCGTGTCACCGGCGCGAAGGGCACCTTCGGGCTGATCCATCCGGTCAGCGAGCATTTCTGCGACAATTGCAACCGGCTGCGCCTGACCGCCGACGGCAACATCAAAGCCTGCCTGTACTGGCAGGACGAATATAATGTGCGCCCGCTGATCAGCGACCCTGCGGCGGTGCAGGCCCTGTTCCGCCAGGCGCTCGGCAACAAGCCGCATAACCATGAAATGGCCTTGGCCCTGGAGCACAAAGCCCAGAGCCATACGCCCACCGCCCGCCGCATGTCGCAGATTGGCGGTTAG
- a CDS encoding sensor histidine kinase, whose translation MKRRIMKIWEKIGIVGPIAGMLIMLYISWNGSYFGSRLLVRHFGWSFSEYGYHLFVMAMQIIIFFVSGAIIAFATRGKDQNFYRPILTAMRQISQGDFKIELENSGQYRQFGGIVEGINEMASELSRMELMRQDFIASVSHEIQSPLTSIRGFAAALQEENLSPDIRKHYLDIIEAESRRLSGLSDNLLKLSVLDAESFPFEQKPYRLDKQVQAMILAAEPQWLGKEIEVEAELQETTVSAVQDLLSQVWTNLLHNSIKFTPQGGRITVFVSSKEEWVEVEVRDSGIGMTEEELERIFERFYKADKSRSVSSGSGSGLGLPLVKKIVELHEGSVHVTSRPGEGTAFIVRLPQQSR comes from the coding sequence ATGAAGCGCAGAATCATGAAGATATGGGAGAAAATCGGTATAGTTGGACCTATAGCCGGAATGTTGATTATGCTCTATATCTCCTGGAACGGGAGCTATTTCGGATCTAGACTGCTGGTCCGTCATTTCGGCTGGTCCTTCTCTGAATACGGGTATCACCTGTTTGTGATGGCGATGCAGATTATCATCTTTTTCGTCAGCGGGGCGATTATTGCCTTCGCTACACGCGGCAAGGATCAGAACTTCTATAGGCCGATCCTTACGGCTATGCGGCAGATTTCGCAGGGCGATTTCAAGATTGAACTGGAGAACAGCGGCCAGTACCGCCAGTTCGGCGGGATTGTGGAAGGAATCAACGAAATGGCGAGTGAGCTAAGCCGGATGGAGCTGATGCGGCAGGACTTCATCGCAAGCGTATCCCATGAGATCCAGTCCCCGCTGACCTCGATCCGCGGGTTCGCTGCTGCGCTGCAAGAGGAGAACCTCAGTCCGGATATCCGCAAGCATTACCTGGATATCATTGAAGCGGAGAGCCGCCGTCTGTCCGGCCTGAGCGACAATCTGTTGAAGCTGTCCGTGCTGGACGCGGAGAGCTTCCCGTTCGAGCAGAAGCCATATAGGCTGGATAAGCAGGTGCAGGCGATGATCCTGGCCGCAGAGCCGCAGTGGCTTGGCAAGGAGATTGAGGTAGAGGCAGAGCTTCAGGAGACCACCGTGAGCGCGGTACAGGATCTGCTGAGCCAGGTATGGACTAACCTGCTGCATAACAGCATCAAGTTCACCCCGCAGGGCGGACGGATCACCGTCTTTGTGAGCAGCAAGGAGGAATGGGTGGAGGTGGAGGTCAGGGACAGCGGGATCGGCATGACCGAAGAGGAGCTGGAGCGGATCTTCGAACGGTTCTACAAGGCGGACAAGTCCAGAAGCGTCAGCAGCGGAAGCGGAAGCGGTCTGGGCCTCCCGCTCGTGAAGAAGATCGTGGAGCTCCACGAAGGCAGCGTACACGTAACGAGCCGTCCCGGAGAGGGGACGGCCTTCATCGTGCGTCTGCCGCAGCAGAGCAGATGA
- a CDS encoding LysE/ArgO family amino acid transporter has translation MVQAILHGMILAFGLILPLGVQNIFVFNQGAQHPRFRSVMPVVLTAAVCDTLLIAAAVGGVSLVILSLRWVTPVIYGAGILFLAFMGWRIWRATPAKDESGRLSAKGQILYALSVSLLNPHALLDTVGVIGTSSLQYDGTMRWAFAAATVAVSWLWFLGLAAAGRQLGRLDASGKVMKGLNTVSALLIWAIAVYMGVQLWGLLYG, from the coding sequence ATGGTGCAGGCCATTCTACATGGAATGATCCTGGCCTTCGGGCTGATTCTGCCGCTGGGCGTGCAGAATATATTCGTCTTCAACCAAGGGGCACAGCATCCTAGATTCCGCAGTGTAATGCCTGTCGTACTGACGGCAGCGGTATGCGACACACTGCTTATCGCTGCCGCAGTCGGTGGAGTCTCCTTGGTCATTTTATCGCTGCGCTGGGTCACACCTGTTATATATGGTGCGGGCATTCTGTTTCTCGCCTTCATGGGCTGGAGAATCTGGCGCGCTACTCCAGCGAAGGATGAGTCGGGCCGACTCTCGGCGAAGGGACAGATCCTTTATGCGCTGTCCGTATCCCTCCTGAATCCGCATGCATTGCTGGATACGGTGGGTGTGATCGGCACAAGTTCGCTGCAATATGACGGAACAATGCGCTGGGCGTTCGCGGCGGCAACAGTAGCTGTCTCATGGCTCTGGTTCCTGGGTCTTGCCGCCGCGGGCCGCCAGCTCGGCAGGCTGGATGCTTCCGGCAAGGTCATGAAGGGGCTGAATACCGTTTCAGCATTGCTGATCTGGGCAATCGCCGTCTACATGGGAGTTCAGTTGTGGGGGCTGTTGTATGGCTAG
- a CDS encoding TorD/DmsD family molecular chaperone: MTIPTVPSLVVPEACSRWLESRGLIYQLLVDFYGRKPSLSLVAQWSRNREMSVAAEMTEGGRELKRYLCSQEPAMLPAICEKEKLEYKRLMNERAVSSFVAREAAQLGREEEFCNVLSDVYASAGIVFKKCSGEADDHIAIELEFMAVMHERMLYNSFSIRSAMELLEIQEKFLEEHLLKWTPQFCERMNAATDSPLYLGLSHMLEEFLPQDLHMLRAWKASLESSTAAMA; encoded by the coding sequence ATGACTATACCAACTGTTCCATCGCTTGTTGTGCCGGAGGCTTGCAGCCGCTGGCTGGAGAGCCGGGGATTAATATATCAGCTTCTGGTGGACTTCTACGGAAGAAAACCGTCTCTCTCCCTGGTCGCCCAGTGGAGCCGTAACCGTGAGATGAGTGTTGCTGCGGAGATGACCGAAGGCGGCCGTGAGTTGAAGCGTTACCTGTGCAGTCAGGAGCCAGCCATGCTCCCGGCCATCTGCGAGAAAGAGAAGCTTGAATACAAACGTCTGATGAATGAACGCGCCGTAAGCTCCTTCGTAGCACGTGAAGCGGCCCAATTGGGCCGTGAGGAAGAATTCTGCAACGTGCTGTCGGATGTGTACGCATCGGCGGGCATTGTCTTCAAGAAGTGCAGCGGTGAAGCTGACGACCATATTGCCATTGAGCTGGAATTCATGGCGGTGATGCACGAGCGGATGCTGTACAACAGCTTCTCCATCCGCAGTGCCATGGAGCTTCTGGAGATTCAGGAGAAGTTCCTCGAAGAGCATCTGCTGAAGTGGACTCCACAATTCTGTGAAAGAATGAACGCTGCCACCGACAGCCCGCTCTATCTGGGGCTCAGCCATATGCTGGAGGAATTCCTGCCGCAGGATCTGCACATGCTGCGTGCCTGGAAGGCTTCGCTGGAGAGCAGCACAGCAGCCATGGCGTAA
- a CDS encoding aminotransferase-like domain-containing protein, giving the protein MTDTWKPDLASPLPLHGQISAHFLAKISTGAWPPGMRLPPQRVLCRQLGVNRSTVVTALGQLTALGLIEGRRGGGTIVTGVRSTPPASGGSAGQSGEAGEAEPCERQYSGNWNDYVEEGIHYPNLPTVQDINRLEYVPGLIRLGTGEPAPELLPGAAMNEVLAGLAQRILPPLSYEEPLGNPVLRAAVSRLLARSGITAGPDSILITSGALQGLQLIALGLLPRGSSILLEKPSYLYSIHAFQSAGVKFSGLPMDERGLIPEQLAAEAVRSKAAMLYSIPSFHNPTGILMDAGRRRELMEVTGRLGLPILEDGAYQELWLDVPPPPPLKALDQEGRVLHLGTLSKAVSPGLRIGWIVGPEPVVRRLADIKMQSDYGASSLSQLAAASWLTGGYHEEHLQVLRSRLRARRSHMLELLQLHWTGLATWNVPAGGFYIWLSLHQAVPPRKLFSAALSAGLLLNTGDLYDRSDVRHLRLSYAYASAAELEQGLPLLAELIRRGL; this is encoded by the coding sequence CTGACGGACACCTGGAAGCCGGACCTGGCTTCTCCGCTGCCGCTTCACGGCCAGATCTCAGCCCACTTCCTCGCTAAGATCAGCACCGGGGCCTGGCCTCCCGGTATGCGTCTGCCCCCGCAGCGGGTACTGTGCCGTCAGCTCGGAGTGAACCGCAGTACGGTGGTTACCGCACTGGGCCAGCTGACCGCGCTGGGCCTGATCGAAGGCAGACGCGGCGGCGGAACGATAGTTACAGGCGTGCGTTCAACGCCCCCGGCTTCCGGTGGTTCCGCCGGACAGTCCGGAGAAGCCGGGGAAGCGGAGCCCTGTGAGCGGCAATACTCAGGCAACTGGAACGATTATGTGGAGGAGGGAATTCATTATCCCAACCTGCCTACCGTGCAGGACATTAACCGGCTCGAATATGTGCCCGGTCTGATTCGGCTCGGGACCGGTGAGCCTGCACCTGAGCTGCTGCCTGGAGCAGCGATGAATGAGGTGCTGGCTGGACTCGCGCAGCGTATTCTTCCTCCGCTCTCCTATGAAGAGCCGCTCGGTAATCCGGTGCTGCGGGCGGCGGTCAGCCGGTTACTGGCCCGGAGCGGCATTACCGCCGGACCGGACTCCATTCTGATTACCTCCGGCGCCCTTCAGGGGCTTCAGCTCATTGCCCTCGGGCTGCTGCCGCGCGGCTCATCTATTCTGCTGGAGAAGCCGTCTTATCTGTATTCGATTCATGCCTTTCAGTCTGCGGGGGTGAAGTTCAGCGGACTGCCTATGGATGAGCGTGGTCTGATCCCGGAGCAGCTTGCCGCCGAAGCGGTCCGCAGTAAGGCCGCGATGCTGTACAGCATCCCTTCTTTTCATAACCCTACAGGGATCTTGATGGATGCCGGACGCCGCCGGGAGCTGATGGAGGTCACAGGCCGACTCGGGCTGCCCATTCTGGAGGATGGGGCCTACCAGGAATTATGGCTGGACGTTCCGCCTCCGCCGCCGCTGAAGGCGCTGGATCAGGAGGGGCGGGTTCTGCATCTCGGCACCCTGTCCAAGGCCGTCAGTCCCGGGCTGCGCATCGGCTGGATTGTAGGCCCTGAGCCGGTCGTCCGGCGGCTGGCCGACATCAAGATGCAGAGTGATTACGGTGCAAGCTCCCTGTCTCAGCTTGCGGCCGCCAGTTGGCTTACGGGGGGCTATCACGAGGAGCACCTGCAGGTGCTGCGCAGCAGACTGCGCGCGCGCCGCAGCCACATGCTTGAGCTGCTGCAGCTCCATTGGACCGGACTGGCAACCTGGAATGTGCCGGCAGGGGGCTTCTATATCTGGCTGTCTCTCCACCAGGCTGTCCCTCCGCGCAAGCTGTTCAGCGCAGCGCTAAGTGCCGGACTGCTGCTGAATACAGGCGATTTGTATGACCGCAGCGACGTCAGGCATCTCAGGCTGTCCTATGCTTATGCCTCAGCGGCTGAACTGGAGCAGGGTCTCCCCCTGCTGGCAGAGCTGATCCGGCGGGGACTGTGA